One Roseimaritima multifibrata DNA window includes the following coding sequences:
- the dinB gene encoding DNA polymerase IV: MILHIDMDAFYASVEQRENPSLRGKALVVGGAAAGRGVVAAASYEARRFGVYSAMPMKTALARCPDLVVVPTQMELYAAVSKQIREIFHRFTPLVEPLSLDEAFLDVTGTQALFGSSAEIGAQIQRTIADELHLDASVGVAPNKFIAKVASAYVKPRGFTVVTPEDLHSFLDPLPVDKIWGVGRRAEARLGELGIFRVADLRQTDLERLKQAIGNASAEHLHALAWGRDDRAVVPDREAKSISHETTFPADLTDEEVLRAILLRLTEQVARRLRRHDRYCSTVTLKVRFSDFQTTARSVTLATASNSTQVLWDTARDTLLKRIPITQPVRLVGIGVSSLGDSPARQLGLFDDTSTRDTQVDQTTDLILERFGKGAIRRGTTHHS, translated from the coding sequence ATGATCCTGCACATCGACATGGACGCATTTTACGCCTCCGTTGAACAGCGAGAGAACCCGTCGCTTAGGGGCAAGGCGCTTGTCGTCGGCGGTGCGGCCGCCGGACGAGGCGTCGTCGCTGCGGCAAGCTATGAGGCGCGGCGGTTTGGCGTCTACAGTGCGATGCCCATGAAAACGGCACTTGCTCGCTGTCCGGACCTGGTGGTGGTTCCGACGCAAATGGAGTTATACGCTGCGGTTTCTAAGCAGATCCGCGAAATATTCCATCGTTTTACGCCCCTTGTGGAACCGCTTTCATTGGATGAGGCCTTTCTCGATGTGACGGGCACCCAGGCGTTGTTCGGATCTTCCGCAGAAATTGGTGCTCAGATCCAGCGGACCATTGCGGATGAACTTCATCTGGACGCATCGGTCGGCGTGGCACCAAACAAATTTATCGCAAAAGTTGCTAGTGCATATGTCAAGCCACGAGGCTTCACCGTCGTCACCCCAGAAGATCTGCATTCGTTTCTCGATCCGTTGCCGGTCGACAAAATCTGGGGCGTTGGAAGGCGAGCTGAAGCTCGACTGGGAGAACTTGGTATCTTCCGTGTCGCGGATCTTCGGCAAACCGATCTTGAGCGACTGAAACAAGCGATTGGCAACGCGTCAGCGGAGCACCTGCACGCGTTGGCCTGGGGACGTGATGATCGAGCGGTCGTCCCCGATCGTGAAGCAAAATCAATTTCTCATGAAACAACGTTTCCAGCCGATCTCACGGACGAAGAGGTGTTACGAGCCATTCTGCTGCGTTTAACCGAACAGGTTGCTCGCCGCCTGCGAAGGCATGACCGCTACTGCAGTACGGTGACGTTAAAAGTTCGGTTTAGCGATTTCCAAACAACCGCGCGTTCGGTGACGCTTGCCACCGCCTCGAATTCGACGCAGGTCCTGTGGGATACGGCTCGCGACACGCTGCTGAAACGGATTCCGATCACCCAACCGGTTCGTTTAGTCGGAATAGGGGTCAGTTCGCTGGGAGATTCACCTGCGCGGCAACTGGGGCTGTTCGACGACACCAGCACTCGAGACACGCAAGTCGACCAGACGACCGATTTGATCCTGGAGCGGTTTGGAAAAGGCGCCATTCGACGTGGCACCACCCATCATTCGTAA
- a CDS encoding putative glycoside hydrolase has protein sequence MNTRDSIGALVFTAVLIGCWPAILSAQKDDARPTLTVSDGSSFIPKDYYPEFRWDTTPMYYMFGDTRRTLTPEEVKFIAERTDFICIEKSHASRELGFAERGAKHEAGAFKKIKPEMKVLFYFNSAYAWPFTSYNQMFKPDTIDDHPAYKKFLIVDPKTGELAHRRNVFYFDVLNPELRDWWVNTVAQGVRESGCDGVFIDQMHGFAWLRKDRSQEVQKAMGDMMGALKKKMGPDKILLANNAHQRIAKDVFPVMDASMFEHYNAQLLSKEALLRDWNDMLQIAKAGKMSIFRIGVEVERVRSPQGEQTTRKRSRTDPLAALAKERIEYHLACYLIGAQPYSYFQYGWGWTLASGSLHDYPELRRPLGAPKGAFQRTTAEGWEFTREFEHASVWVDTEKGEGKISWR, from the coding sequence TTGAACACTCGCGACTCAATCGGTGCCTTGGTCTTTACAGCCGTCTTAATTGGGTGCTGGCCTGCCATTCTTTCCGCTCAAAAGGATGACGCACGACCGACGTTGACCGTTAGCGACGGTAGCTCATTCATTCCCAAGGACTATTATCCTGAGTTCCGTTGGGATACGACGCCCATGTATTACATGTTTGGCGATACCCGGCGGACCCTGACGCCTGAGGAAGTCAAATTCATTGCAGAGCGGACCGATTTCATATGCATCGAAAAATCGCATGCCTCCCGCGAACTAGGGTTCGCTGAACGGGGCGCCAAACACGAAGCGGGTGCGTTCAAAAAGATCAAGCCAGAGATGAAGGTACTGTTCTACTTCAATTCGGCTTATGCTTGGCCGTTCACCTCTTACAACCAAATGTTTAAACCGGACACTATCGACGATCATCCGGCATACAAGAAATTTCTTATCGTCGATCCCAAAACCGGCGAATTGGCACATCGTCGAAACGTTTTCTACTTTGATGTTCTCAATCCCGAGCTACGTGACTGGTGGGTGAACACCGTCGCCCAAGGAGTCCGCGAATCCGGCTGCGATGGCGTCTTCATCGATCAGATGCATGGTTTTGCGTGGTTGCGCAAAGACCGCAGCCAAGAGGTCCAAAAGGCCATGGGTGACATGATGGGGGCTCTCAAGAAGAAGATGGGCCCGGACAAGATATTGCTCGCCAATAACGCTCACCAGAGAATCGCCAAGGATGTTTTTCCGGTCATGGACGCGTCCATGTTCGAACATTACAACGCCCAATTGCTCAGCAAAGAAGCTTTACTGCGGGATTGGAACGATATGCTGCAGATTGCCAAAGCAGGCAAGATGTCGATCTTCCGGATCGGAGTCGAGGTCGAGCGCGTCCGCAGTCCACAAGGCGAACAAACCACTCGAAAACGCAGCCGGACCGATCCGTTAGCAGCTCTCGCCAAGGAACGAATAGAGTACCACCTTGCCTGTTACCTAATCGGTGCTCAGCCCTACTCCTATTTCCAATATGGCTGGGGATGGACTCTGGCGTCCGGATCCTTGCACGATTATCCAGAACTGCGCAGACCGCTAGGCGCCCCCAAGGGAGCTTTCCAGCGCACGACCGCAGAGGGCTGGGAGTTCACTCGTGAATTCGAACACGCTTCGGTTTGGGTCGATACCGAAAAAGGGGAAGGCAAAATTTCTTGGCGGTAA
- a CDS encoding 3-deoxy-7-phosphoheptulonate synthase gives MIEKTPTPTTDDLRIRAIKSLMPPKDLMSEIPADSTVAATVSEARSGIQRVLNEEDDRLVVVIGPCSIHDPEAAIEYAQLLLNEQQKHQDQLLIVMRVYFEKPRTTVGWKGLINDPGLDNSFEINRGLRIARGLLRDINAMGLPTGTEFLDLISPQYVADLVGWGAIGARTTESQGHRELASGLSCPVGFKNGTGGNVQIAVDAICSAQRPHHFLSVTKDGTSAIFATTGNKDCHLILRGGGAHTNYDAASIDTASELLTKANLKPRIMVDTSHANSRKKFTRQRYVCRDICAQVSDGDQRIMGVMVESNLVEGNQSLSEGNLVRGKSITDACIGWDETIALLQDLNDAVLARRNA, from the coding sequence ATGATTGAGAAAACCCCAACGCCCACGACCGATGATCTTCGAATTCGCGCGATCAAGTCGCTGATGCCGCCGAAAGATTTGATGTCGGAAATCCCCGCCGATTCAACCGTCGCCGCAACGGTTTCGGAAGCACGGAGCGGCATCCAACGCGTGCTGAATGAAGAAGATGACAGGCTGGTGGTCGTCATCGGTCCCTGCTCGATCCATGATCCCGAAGCAGCGATTGAATATGCCCAGCTGTTGCTTAACGAACAACAAAAGCATCAAGATCAATTGCTGATTGTGATGCGAGTCTACTTCGAAAAGCCACGTACCACGGTCGGCTGGAAGGGCTTGATCAACGATCCGGGACTGGACAACAGCTTTGAAATCAATCGTGGCCTGCGGATCGCCCGCGGACTGCTCCGTGATATCAACGCGATGGGGTTACCGACCGGAACCGAATTTTTGGATTTGATTAGTCCACAATACGTCGCCGACCTGGTTGGCTGGGGTGCCATCGGTGCACGTACGACCGAAAGTCAAGGACACCGTGAACTCGCATCGGGACTCTCCTGTCCTGTTGGGTTCAAAAACGGAACGGGTGGCAATGTCCAAATCGCCGTCGATGCGATCTGCTCGGCTCAACGCCCGCATCACTTTTTGTCGGTGACCAAAGACGGAACCTCGGCAATCTTTGCGACCACGGGCAATAAGGATTGTCACTTGATCTTACGAGGCGGCGGAGCCCACACGAACTACGACGCCGCCAGCATCGACACCGCTTCGGAACTGCTTACCAAGGCAAATCTGAAGCCTCGGATCATGGTCGATACCAGCCATGCGAACAGCCGCAAGAAATTCACACGCCAGCGTTACGTCTGTCGCGACATCTGTGCTCAGGTTAGCGATGGCGATCAGCGAATCATGGGCGTGATGGTTGAAAGCAATTTGGTCGAAGGGAATCAGAGCTTAAGCGAAGGAAACCTCGTTCGCGGAAAAAGCATCACGGACGCCTGCATCGGATGGGATGAAACCATCGCACTGTTGCAAGACCTAAACGACGCGGTTCTGGCTCGCCGCAACGCTTAG